Proteins encoded in a region of the Clostridium beijerinckii genome:
- the ytfJ gene encoding GerW family sporulation protein translates to MSSEQHVENLMKSTMENLKDMIDVNTVIGKAIETKDGTYIVPVSRLSFGFASGGSECLNLKQNITSTTFPFGGGSGAGVSVKPVAFLVVKQDGVRMLPVDQDTTYDRIVDTVPQILDIVKSLVKDICGKNKKSATVNTTTVDNNSEECYCSDSDNI, encoded by the coding sequence ATGTCAAGTGAACAACATGTCGAAAACTTAATGAAAAGTACTATGGAAAATCTTAAGGATATGATTGATGTAAACACAGTAATAGGGAAAGCTATAGAAACAAAAGATGGAACTTATATCGTTCCAGTTTCAAGATTAAGCTTTGGATTCGCTTCTGGTGGAAGTGAATGTCTAAATTTAAAGCAAAATATCACAAGTACAACATTTCCTTTTGGAGGCGGCTCTGGAGCAGGGGTTTCTGTTAAACCTGTAGCATTCCTAGTTGTTAAACAAGATGGTGTTAGAATGCTACCTGTAGATCAAGATACTACATATGATAGAATTGTAGATACAGTTCCTCAAATCTTAGATATTGTAAAAAGTTTAGTAAAAGATATATGTGGAAAGAATAAAAAATCTGCTACTGTCAATACTACTACTGTTGATAATAATTCCGAAGAATGTTATTGCAGTGATAGCGATAATATTTAA
- a CDS encoding DUF2953 domain-containing protein — MKLFYVFLVVLLIFFIPIPIKFSIYYSTIDYYIKLYGFNLISRNKKRATRIKKLKNSPLIKNKHKFFSKINSKINFKHLISTLSSLKYKPLLKINLSLDYSLNDAARTAIFYGIIYNTTSLTYILLNYIFNIKRFNFKITPLFEDKFLLKIETSSIIFLSLANIIYIIINLLKNNEKQGR, encoded by the coding sequence ATGAAATTATTTTATGTCTTTTTAGTGGTCTTATTAATATTTTTTATTCCTATCCCTATTAAATTTAGTATTTACTATTCTACAATAGATTATTATATAAAATTATATGGATTTAATCTTATCTCTAGAAATAAGAAAAGAGCGACACGTATAAAAAAACTCAAAAATTCGCCTTTAATTAAAAATAAGCATAAATTTTTTTCAAAAATTAATAGTAAAATAAATTTCAAGCATCTGATTTCTACTTTAAGTAGTTTAAAATACAAGCCACTGTTAAAAATAAATTTGTCCTTGGACTATTCCCTAAACGATGCTGCAAGAACTGCAATTTTCTATGGAATTATATATAATACAACATCATTAACTTATATTCTCCTTAATTACATTTTTAATATAAAGAGATTTAATTTTAAAATAACCCCTCTATTTGAGGATAAATTTTTACTAAAAATTGAAACTTCAAGTATAATTTTCTTATCACTTGCAAACATTATATATATAATAATTAATTTGTTAAAAAACAATGAGAAACAAGGGAGGTGA